Proteins from a genomic interval of Magnetococcus sp. PR-3:
- a CDS encoding bacteriohemerythrin has product MQMIALGIEFMDLQHQQFVETLRSLKEEPDEKILETFPLIVTALTEHFSQEEALMQQCGFGALQEHRGEHQRLLGECAMLTRFAKRGGAGSIITFLTAELPKWFDTHLQTMDAALARHALDHPL; this is encoded by the coding sequence ATGCAGATGATTGCACTTGGCATTGAATTTATGGATCTCCAACACCAGCAGTTCGTAGAGACACTGAGATCACTAAAAGAGGAACCAGATGAGAAAATACTGGAGACCTTTCCTCTTATTGTAACCGCGCTGACCGAGCATTTCTCCCAAGAGGAGGCGCTGATGCAACAGTGCGGATTTGGTGCTCTACAGGAACATCGGGGAGAACATCAGCGGCTATTGGGTGAGTGCGCTATGCTCACTCGTTTTGCTAAACGTGGTGGCGCAGGCTCGATTATAACCTTCCTTACCGCAGAGCTTCCGAAGTGGTTTGATACGCACTTACAAACCATGGATGCCGCACTGGCCCGCCATGCGCTTGATCATCCTTTATGA
- a CDS encoding NADAR family protein translates to MGSPLPNIWYSCFSNFSDHPFELDDQLWFTVEHYFQAAKFENREQQARIYQCPSPMTAALMGKDRSVPIRPDWEKVKREVMDRAINAKFDTHTQLDEFLQETTPYPLVNYTAFDPFWGQDKQGKGQNQLGQLLMERRSRML, encoded by the coding sequence ATGGGCAGCCCCCTACCCAATATCTGGTACAGCTGTTTTTCCAACTTTTCTGACCATCCTTTTGAGTTGGATGATCAGTTGTGGTTCACGGTTGAACACTATTTTCAGGCTGCCAAATTTGAAAATCGTGAGCAGCAGGCACGGATCTATCAATGCCCAAGCCCCATGACAGCAGCCCTCATGGGCAAAGACCGATCCGTTCCTATTCGACCAGATTGGGAGAAGGTTAAAAGGGAGGTTATGGATCGTGCCATTAATGCCAAGTTTGATACCCATACTCAACTTGATGAATTTCTACAAGAGACCACCCCCTACCCGCTGGTTAACTACACGGCCTTTGACCCTTTTTGGGGGCAAGATAAACAAGGCAAAGGGCAAAATCAGCTTGGTCAGCTACTTATGGAACGACGGAGCCGCATGTTATGA
- a CDS encoding pyridoxal phosphate-dependent decarboxylase family protein yields the protein MEKTLNAVTQLILDFLQENQNSTDRIVDYLPPEKLAEVFDLSIHPHGLPDHEALIPVLQEYLKHSVKTGHPQFCNQLFAGFNFPAFLGEVFTALTNTSMYTYEVAPLATLMERYLIEKMGSLAGFSNPDGIFSSGGSNSNLIAMLCARQKMFPDIKRTGSSVLPPLVCLVSDQAHYSFQRGAMVLGLGLDQLIKVPSDDQGRMKPDALEAAILEAKAAGKAPFMVAATSGTTVLGAFDPLDAIHDIAREHGLWFHVDGAFGASVLLSGKHRHHISGVERADSLTWDAHKMMNIPLISSVILVQEQGLIRQACGSEGGRYLFHEQDYDVDQFELGRKSLACGRRVDAMKLWLAWRFFGDEGYAARIENLFSLTRYACQLVEAHPKLQLMVAPESVTLCFRYQPEKAEDIDRFTVRLRDRLVRSGDSLVNYSVLKTGVVIRMVFVNGEMQRSDFDHFLDRLLMHGKALEEEI from the coding sequence GTGGAAAAAACGCTTAATGCTGTTACGCAACTGATTCTGGATTTTCTACAGGAAAACCAAAACAGTACCGATCGTATTGTCGACTACCTCCCACCAGAAAAACTGGCTGAGGTATTTGACTTGAGCATCCACCCCCATGGATTGCCCGATCATGAAGCACTCATCCCTGTGCTACAGGAGTACCTTAAGCACAGCGTCAAGACAGGCCACCCACAGTTTTGTAATCAGCTGTTTGCCGGTTTTAATTTCCCAGCCTTTCTTGGGGAAGTTTTTACAGCGCTGACCAACACCTCCATGTACACTTATGAAGTCGCTCCACTGGCGACACTGATGGAGCGCTACCTTATTGAAAAGATGGGTAGCTTGGCTGGTTTTTCTAATCCGGATGGTATTTTTTCTTCCGGCGGTAGCAATTCAAACTTAATTGCCATGCTTTGTGCACGCCAAAAGATGTTCCCTGACATTAAACGTACGGGGAGCAGCGTTCTGCCTCCACTGGTTTGTCTGGTTTCGGACCAAGCGCACTACTCTTTTCAACGCGGCGCTATGGTCTTGGGTTTGGGCTTAGATCAATTGATTAAAGTACCCAGCGATGATCAGGGTCGGATGAAACCGGATGCTTTGGAAGCTGCGATCCTTGAAGCCAAAGCAGCAGGCAAAGCCCCTTTTATGGTTGCCGCAACATCGGGAACAACGGTATTGGGCGCCTTTGATCCTTTAGATGCCATCCACGATATCGCCCGTGAACATGGTCTTTGGTTTCATGTCGATGGTGCTTTTGGTGCCTCTGTGTTATTGAGCGGGAAGCATCGGCACCATATTTCAGGGGTTGAGCGGGCAGACTCCCTGACGTGGGATGCGCATAAAATGATGAACATCCCACTCATAAGCTCAGTCATTTTAGTTCAGGAACAAGGGTTAATTCGTCAAGCTTGTGGTTCTGAAGGTGGACGATATCTATTCCATGAGCAGGATTATGATGTTGACCAATTTGAACTGGGTCGCAAATCTTTAGCATGCGGGCGTCGTGTGGATGCCATGAAGCTTTGGTTGGCATGGCGTTTTTTTGGCGATGAAGGTTATGCTGCGCGTATAGAGAACCTATTTTCGCTGACCCGTTATGCCTGTCAGTTGGTGGAGGCCCACCCAAAACTGCAGTTGATGGTCGCCCCTGAATCTGTGACGTTATGCTTCCGATATCAGCCTGAAAAGGCCGAGGATATTGATCGATTCACCGTACGGTTACGGGATCGTTTGGTTCGCAGTGGTGACTCTTTGGTAAACTATTCCGTCTTAAAAACGGGTGTTGTGATCCGTATGGTTTTTGTAAATGGTGAGATGCAGAGAAGTGATTTTGACCATTTTCTGGATCGACTACTGATGCATGGCAAGGCATTGGAAGAAGAGATTTAA
- a CDS encoding phasin family protein, with the protein MDNKFAQQWNDATKSLLDNMNSFQKINESAFQKLAQQQITLANLYINNSVSQVKLLGEVKDAREVMNRQAELAKSFGEEMVKHANATVELMNETRGEVATLVEQNLEAVVNSAKAGE; encoded by the coding sequence ATGGATAACAAGTTTGCTCAACAGTGGAACGATGCGACTAAATCTTTGCTGGATAACATGAACAGCTTCCAAAAGATCAACGAGAGTGCTTTCCAGAAGCTGGCTCAACAGCAAATCACCCTGGCCAACCTTTACATCAACAACAGCGTTTCCCAAGTGAAACTGCTGGGTGAAGTTAAGGATGCCCGTGAAGTTATGAACCGCCAAGCCGAGCTGGCCAAGTCCTTCGGCGAAGAGATGGTTAAGCACGCCAACGCAACCGTTGAGCTGATGAACGAAACCCGTGGCGAAGTTGCTACCCTGGTTGAGCAAAACCTGGAAGCCGTAGTGAACTCTGCCAAAGCTGGTGAGTAA
- a CDS encoding class III poly(R)-hydroxyalkanoic acid synthase subunit PhaC encodes MFPINLTPQSVAQELADFNKNLAEGYKNLAELGAIEVGASDKEIVYAEDKMVLYRFTPKVKKPHAVPMLIVYALVNRPYMTDLQEDRSTIRGLLEEGMDVYLIDWGYPDSSDRYLGLEDYIDGYIKRSVNHICREHDLDAINLLGICQGGAFSLCFAALHPDKVKNLVTMVTPVDFQTPDNMLSLWARNLDVDLLVDTMGNVPGELLNFTFLSMKPFSLTGQKYLDLVEIMNDKTKLCNFMRMEKWIFDSPDQAGEAFRQFIKEFYQENGLVNGTARIGNKTVKLENITMPVLNIYASFDHLVPPAASKVLKGLVGSEDYTEVPFKGGHIGIYVSGRAQREVPPAIADWLKAR; translated from the coding sequence ATGTTTCCTATCAATCTTACCCCCCAATCTGTTGCCCAGGAACTGGCCGATTTTAATAAGAATCTGGCCGAAGGGTATAAGAACCTCGCTGAGCTTGGTGCCATTGAAGTCGGTGCCAGTGATAAAGAGATCGTCTACGCTGAAGATAAAATGGTGCTGTATCGCTTTACCCCTAAGGTAAAGAAGCCCCATGCGGTACCCATGTTGATTGTCTATGCATTGGTTAACCGTCCTTACATGACCGACCTGCAGGAAGACCGCTCGACCATCCGCGGCTTGCTGGAAGAGGGAATGGATGTTTATCTGATCGACTGGGGTTACCCCGACTCCTCCGACCGCTACTTGGGTCTGGAAGATTATATCGACGGTTACATCAAGCGTTCGGTCAACCACATCTGCCGTGAGCATGATCTGGATGCCATTAACCTGCTGGGTATCTGCCAGGGTGGCGCATTTAGCCTCTGCTTTGCGGCACTGCATCCTGACAAAGTGAAGAACCTGGTCACTATGGTGACACCAGTAGACTTCCAAACCCCTGACAACATGTTGTCATTGTGGGCGCGTAATCTGGATGTAGATCTGCTTGTTGATACCATGGGCAATGTTCCTGGAGAGCTGCTGAACTTCACCTTCCTCTCCATGAAGCCATTCTCTCTGACAGGCCAGAAGTATCTGGATCTTGTTGAGATTATGAATGACAAAACCAAGCTCTGTAACTTCATGCGTATGGAGAAGTGGATCTTTGATAGTCCTGACCAAGCGGGTGAAGCTTTCCGTCAGTTCATCAAAGAGTTCTATCAAGAGAATGGTCTGGTGAACGGTACAGCTAGAATCGGTAACAAAACCGTTAAGCTGGAAAATATCACCATGCCAGTACTGAACATCTACGCTTCTTTTGACCACTTGGTACCCCCTGCGGCTTCTAAGGTTCTCAAGGGCTTGGTGGGTTCAGAAGATTACACGGAAGTACCTTTCAAAGGTGGTCATATCGGTATCTACGTTTCGGGCCGTGCCCAACGTGAAGTACCACCAGCCATCGCTGATTGGCTGAAAGCACGCTAA
- a CDS encoding HpcH/HpaI aldolase/citrate lyase family protein — MSVVRSIMMVAGDNPQHLNKIPSLAADWAMVNLEDGVGDKNKARQLVAEILGTLDPNILANKVVIRINPMDRGGLKDLKALSHLKPKAFRLPKVEDQETLHMALMQIDEAVDLHFTVETRAAWNMLDRFKIDHRVTTAYLGILDLMADLGIPQSLLKPDNPTIDYILARFLVQCRSNDLMPVSFVYQDHRNLQALEKWCHKVKAMGYTAKGCIAPAQAQIINRIFAPDQAALQRARQIVERFHEHKTQGVTGFVDPDYGFIDEPIARDAQHLLTLES, encoded by the coding sequence ATGAGCGTTGTACGTAGCATCATGATGGTCGCGGGTGACAACCCCCAGCACCTAAACAAAATTCCTTCCTTGGCCGCCGATTGGGCCATGGTCAATTTGGAAGATGGTGTGGGGGATAAAAACAAAGCTCGTCAACTGGTTGCAGAGATACTTGGTACGCTAGACCCCAACATCCTTGCGAATAAGGTGGTGATCCGCATCAACCCCATGGACCGGGGAGGCTTAAAGGATTTAAAAGCTTTAAGTCACCTTAAGCCCAAAGCATTCCGCCTACCTAAAGTTGAAGATCAAGAAACACTTCATATGGCCTTAATGCAGATTGATGAGGCCGTTGATCTTCATTTTACAGTGGAGACCCGAGCCGCCTGGAACATGCTGGATCGCTTTAAAATTGATCATCGGGTCACAACGGCCTATTTAGGAATTCTCGACCTTATGGCTGATCTGGGCATTCCCCAGTCACTGCTCAAGCCAGACAATCCCACCATTGATTATATCCTGGCACGTTTTCTTGTTCAGTGCCGAAGCAACGACCTTATGCCTGTTTCTTTTGTGTATCAGGATCACCGTAATCTACAAGCATTAGAGAAGTGGTGTCACAAGGTTAAAGCGATGGGCTATACAGCCAAAGGGTGTATCGCACCTGCCCAAGCACAGATCATCAACCGTATTTTTGCTCCTGATCAAGCAGCCTTACAGCGTGCACGACAGATTGTTGAACGTTTTCACGAACACAAAACGCAGGGCGTGACAGGGTTTGTTGATCCTGATTATGGCTTCATAGATGAACCAATCGCCAGGGATGCCCAACACCTGTTAACCCTGGAAAGTTAA
- the phaR gene encoding polyhydroxyalkanoate synthesis repressor PhaR, translating to MDQPRIIKKYPNRRLYDTETSEFVTLEGIQKLVVEGVVFKVIDSKSGSDVTRTILLQVIADEEEKGDPVFSTDFLTMIIRLYGGAMQSFTGDFLKQSITFYLDNQKNFMDQMGDGKPQSQQDPFGFMEMFNKATEQNMQFWNQWQSTLSGGKKKDDG from the coding sequence ATGGATCAACCCCGCATCATCAAGAAATACCCCAACCGTCGCCTGTATGATACAGAGACTTCTGAGTTTGTGACGTTAGAGGGCATTCAAAAATTGGTGGTGGAAGGGGTGGTCTTTAAAGTCATCGACTCCAAAAGTGGCTCAGATGTCACCCGTACCATCCTACTGCAGGTTATTGCAGATGAAGAAGAGAAGGGTGATCCGGTCTTTAGTACCGATTTTCTGACGATGATTATCCGTCTCTATGGTGGGGCTATGCAGTCCTTCACGGGGGATTTTCTCAAGCAAAGCATTACCTTCTATCTGGATAATCAAAAGAATTTTATGGATCAAATGGGAGATGGTAAACCCCAATCTCAGCAAGATCCTTTTGGCTTTATGGAAATGTTTAATAAGGCAACTGAACAGAACATGCAGTTCTGGAATCAGTGGCAATCCACCTTGTCAGGTGGCAAAAAGAAAGATGATGGCTAA
- the phaE gene encoding class III poly(R)-hydroxyalkanoic acid synthase subunit PhaE, which produces MSDNAQAFNSWMSGWNEMQKQSWDTWSKTAWDMMAQGAPQQGAPNPMSFWQESMKPWMSMGGGESMSQMPWVTSALGGQSDAFMKFSEQIMKAFSTNSTGDALSDWNKQVDEAINNLKKMFDPKSLMGEHESLTAFWGMPMDTFRRVFSSMGATPGDWLTGLKGDEVNSHQEAVRTQMEKFLSVPALGYTRESQEQHQEGVLYWLDFQQALHNYLSLMSTVGTKSLDELRNIMMDEPEKLNVDSLKGLYDLWVHCAEEAYGDITASDEHAVVNANLINTMMKLKHHQQQLSGEMFKAMNLPDRQEMERAHKGVQQLKRKSYDLADQIADLQKENSRLKEQVSAVDELRAEFAALRNELDSLNGGTTAKAAPAKKPAARTTAAKTTAAKTAAKKPATKRASNQQGES; this is translated from the coding sequence ATGTCGGATAACGCGCAAGCTTTCAACAGTTGGATGAGTGGCTGGAACGAGATGCAAAAGCAATCTTGGGACACCTGGTCCAAAACTGCCTGGGACATGATGGCCCAAGGCGCACCACAACAAGGTGCCCCCAACCCCATGAGTTTCTGGCAAGAGAGCATGAAACCCTGGATGTCTATGGGTGGTGGCGAGAGCATGTCCCAAATGCCTTGGGTTACCAGTGCTTTGGGTGGTCAGTCTGACGCGTTCATGAAGTTCTCTGAGCAGATCATGAAAGCCTTCTCTACCAACTCCACCGGCGATGCTCTGAGCGACTGGAACAAGCAGGTAGATGAAGCGATTAACAATCTGAAAAAGATGTTTGATCCTAAGTCCCTGATGGGCGAGCACGAATCTCTGACGGCTTTCTGGGGCATGCCCATGGATACGTTCCGTCGGGTTTTCTCCTCCATGGGTGCAACCCCTGGTGACTGGTTGACCGGCCTGAAAGGCGACGAAGTCAACAGCCATCAAGAAGCTGTTCGTACCCAGATGGAAAAGTTTCTCTCGGTTCCCGCACTGGGCTATACCCGTGAGTCTCAAGAGCAGCATCAAGAGGGTGTGCTTTATTGGTTGGATTTCCAACAGGCTCTGCACAACTATCTCTCCTTGATGTCGACGGTCGGCACCAAGTCCCTTGATGAGCTCCGCAACATCATGATGGACGAGCCTGAGAAGCTTAATGTTGATAGCCTTAAAGGTCTGTATGACCTGTGGGTACACTGTGCTGAAGAGGCTTATGGCGATATCACTGCCAGCGATGAGCACGCGGTTGTTAATGCCAACTTGATCAACACCATGATGAAGTTGAAGCATCACCAGCAACAGCTCTCTGGCGAGATGTTCAAGGCCATGAACCTGCCTGATCGTCAAGAGATGGAGCGTGCCCACAAGGGTGTGCAGCAGCTCAAGCGTAAAAGCTACGATTTGGCCGACCAAATTGCTGATCTGCAAAAAGAGAACAGCCGTTTGAAAGAGCAAGTATCTGCTGTTGATGAGCTGCGTGCAGAGTTCGCTGCGCTACGCAATGAGTTGGACTCACTCAATGGCGGGACTACGGCTAAAGCTGCTCCGGCTAAAAAGCCTGCTGCCCGTACTACTGCTGCTAAAACCACGGCTGCCAAGACAGCCGCTAAAAAGCCGGCCACTAAGCGTGCCAGCAACCAACAGGGAGAGTCGTAA